The following nucleotide sequence is from Mangifera indica cultivar Alphonso chromosome 1, CATAS_Mindica_2.1, whole genome shotgun sequence.
ATATTTAAGGTGtttgtaaaaatatatgttGCTTTCTCTCAGGTACTACTATGCTGTTGTGGAATGTGATTCTAGTGCAACAGCAGACTACCTTTACAAAGTTTGTGATGGAGTTGAGTTTGAAAGATCATCAAACAAGCTTGATTTGAGATTTATTCCTGACTCTATGGAGTTTAAACATCCACCTCGGGATGTTGCAAGAGAGGTACGTAATTTTTTCCATATGATGGCGAGACActtatatatttgtaaatatatgtACAATGAAGGtttttttatactaataaaaGTAGATTTATTGATAATCCATGTTTTTGTTCAGGCTCCTACAAATTATGGCGGTTTAGATTTTTATACCAAAGCATTGCAGCATAGTAATGTTCATCTTTCTTGGGATGATGATGAACCAGAGCGTTCAAACACCTTGAAACGGAAATATAATGCTGATCAGGTTGGTGTGCTTGATCTAGCTGGTTATGAGTAGATTTTTGATGATGATTCTTTTAATTCTTGAGAAATTTTagtctaataaaatataagatggTTGTTGTACATTAgtgataagttttttttttgcttatttttatttatttatttatttttgcaaaagGTGCCTTAAGTGTGCCATTGAGACTAAAGTTTTTGCAGGTTTGTTTGCGATATCTGATTGATGCAGTCAGTTCTTCAAGATCACTTATAATTTACTTATACAATCTTTGAATGTAAAGATGGTAGCTGAGGCTCAATGTCTTATTTGTGTCTGTCTTCATATGCAATGCAAAATCTGTCTTCCAACTCTATGGACTACTTGCCATCACAAGACAGTgctttttcatcttctttgggATTTAGGGTAGAATGAGTCAAAGGCTTGtgtttttcaattgttgtactcttttttgttttggccATATAGCAGACAATCGTATCATTAGTAAGGACATAGTTAAACATTGACCTACATATTAGTGTTGTTTGAATCAAAATGTTTCCATTATTTGATGCATTTTGCCATGTTGCTTGGTTTATTTGTCACTTTAATAGGCCATGATAGTTACatattagagaaaatgatgataatattgATAACAACAATGCCATTTATGAAAGCAACAATGAGtctcataaaaataaaatggagaTAAGCAATGGAGATAGTGTTTTTCCTTTAGCTCTTGTTCAAATTCTTAACGTTGATATCCTCTGATACTGTCTGTTTTCATCCAGCTAGCTGAATTGGAAATAAAGGAGTTTTTGGCTTCTGAAGAGAGTGAAagtaatgatgaagatgataacGTCACAGAGCAATCTGATAAAAGGAGTAAAAAAAGAGATATGTACCGTGCTTTGCTCCAGTCTGGTGATGGTTCAGGAGATGACGAGGAGGATGGCCAGGATATGGAGGTCACTTTCAATACAGGCCTGGAGGATATAAGCAAGCGCATTTTGGAAAAGAAGGATAAGAAGTCAGAAACAGTTTGGGAGGCCTATCTCAGAAAAAGATGTGAGAAAAATAAGGCCaggaaaaataaatcaaagtaTTCATCAGATGAGGAGAGTAGTGATACTGATCAAGAGGCAGTAGAAGAAGCAGACGATTTTTTTGTTGAGGAGCCTTCGGTTAAAAAGAGTAAAAAGGGGTCTCGGATTAAAGGTGAGAAAGAAGGAAAGCAACATCAAGATACAGATGTAGAAGCAAATGCAAGCATGGCAGAGCTTGAGTTGTTATTGGCTGATGACAAAGGGATGGATAATGGATTGAAGGGATATAATTTGAAGCCTAAGAAGGCCAAGgggaaaaagagaaatgaagTTCCAAATGAAGACAAAATACCTACTGTTGACTATGAAGATCCACGGTTTTCAGCTCTTTTCACTTCTCCTCTTTATGCTTTGGATCCTACTGATCCACAGTTCAAAAGGTATGAACAATTTGaaaccaattttaaatttgatcatAATACAAgagttttataatttagaaTCACTTTTGTGACCCAACGACAGttcttgattttgttgtttgaatGATCATGCTCTTCTAAATTGACTTTCTTTTACTTCATAATATAATTgccttaattttaattcttcaaGATATCGTAGAGTTTAAAATTGTGGTATTGGATCTGAGTCTCCTGTTTCTGTGTTTTGCAGAAGTGCAGCTTATGCTCGGCAGGTAGCACAGAGGCAGCAGAAGACCGACTCAAGAGAATTAGTGGATAATGAACCTAGTAATTTACCATCTAGTGACATTGAGGCAAACATGCCCATGAAGTCCGATGTTTCTGCTTCAAAGATGGAAAAGCATGAGTTGTCTTCATTGGTTAGATCAGTCAAGATGAAATCCCAACTAGTTCAGTTGCCCTCCAATGGTAAGAAAGATAGATTGTCATCTATAGATGCTGAAGAAAAGGATGTTTATCAACCTGTAAAGAAGAAGACCAAAGTCACAAGAAATTGAAACAAGGAAATAGGTGTGATACCTATTATTCTTCACAAGTGGAAATTGAGATGCTAAGAGAGTTTCACATGAGACCATTGACATATTTTATTGCCCTTTTtgttgttaaattatttaactcAATTCTGTTGacaaccttttttatttttattttcattttcatttttatttggcGTTTTGAAGTAGCCTGTTTGTAGAAGGAAATAAGAGTATTTGCGTAGAGCCTCATTCTGCGGTTATACTTATGGCTGTTACGTTTCGCAAattcacataataatatgtGCTTCCTCGCCTTTATATTTGTGGCTGTTTGCTTTGCTAATTAACGAGTTTGTAGAGTGACAATGTGTTACAGAATAAACTGATTTTGGCGGGAAAGTTGATTGAGCAGAAGGATCAACGCTGAGATGTTATTTACATTTTGATGATACGGCAACATTGGCTTAAAAATAATGCGGTGTCGTTTTGTGTTGTTTGTAATATGGTGGCGGTGTTATCGTGTAAATAAAGTGGGAAATGTAATATGAATCGAATAATCGTTTTTCCAATGCAAAACGTGTGACCTGGTTTCCCTTTCTGGAATTCTctattcttttctctcttctttgtgTGATTTCGTTTCTGTTCATTAGAACTTTGGAATTGCTTGCATCAATGATATTAGAGCTAAGACCTGGCAATGGCTAACTGTACAAAGATGTGGGAGATGCGATAGGAGCTTACTCAATTAGTTGCGAGCTTAGTATTAGACTTCGTGTAGCAACAGTAGGTGTTTGTGAAAGATTCAATTGATGAGATTAGGAAATTGATGAACAGACTAAATCTCCAACAGACAGAGGCGATCTCATAGTCgcaattaactaattaaaaggATGAAGAAGGCAGTTCAAAAGGACCACAAGAAACACAATTGCCTTGGGAGAAGGTGACGCGATTGGAATTTTCACGATTTAATGGTGATCATTTTGACAATTGGATCACTAAGGTTAAGTATTATTTCGATGTTGACGACACTCCAAATGAGGATAAAGTGAAAGTTGCAACATTACATTTGGAAGAATGTGTTATTTAGTACCACCAAGGGTTTATGAAGTCCAGGAATGATGTCATAATAAATTGGGACGAATATGTTGCAACAATGTGTGCAAGGTTTGGCGATTATGTCTACGATGATCCACTGGCTGACTTGAGGAATTTAAGATAGCTTGACTCTCTACAACAATACTTCGatgaatttgatgaattttaccCTAGGGCTGGAATTAGGGAAGATTAGACATTAAGCTTCTTCTTATCTAGTTTGGTTGACGCTCCATAAATGTCTGTAAGGATGTTTCAATCGAAGACTTTATCAAAGGCATATGTGTTGGCCAAGTTGCAGGAGATAACCATAGTTGCAATAAAGGAGCAACCAAAACCTACCGCACACACTCCTTACATACCTCTATTATCCAAAGCTTTCTATCATCATGGCATCATTACCTATCCACAGAAACCACCCAACAACACTGGTTTGTTGCCTATACCCAATCTCCCACATGTTAATCCAACTAATccttttgtcaataataaagcAAGCACCAATAAA
It contains:
- the LOC123218565 gene encoding pre-rRNA-processing protein esf1, which gives rise to MGSKNKNKRKNKQKKDSDDNDNRKKIITDSRFASVHSDPRFQNVPKQKSKVEIDSRFNRMFTDKNFASSSAPYDKRGRPKEKSKSSDNSLKHYYKIEEENKKKEEEEKESESDSESELEETGDVHVVIKTESEDEDDDVDESSSDEEDEEEDVYESEVPEEEQETIPEIEKETRRLAVVNMDWRHVKAVDLYVILSSFLPKEGQILSVAVYPSEFGIQQMKDEEIHGPVGLFDNEDKNSDDEDNDEIDEEKLRAYEKSRLRYYYAVVECDSSATADYLYKVCDGVEFERSSNKLDLRFIPDSMEFKHPPRDVAREAPTNYGGLDFYTKALQHSNVHLSWDDDEPERSNTLKRKYNADQLAELEIKEFLASEESESNDEDDNVTEQSDKRSKKRDMYRALLQSGDGSGDDEEDGQDMEVTFNTGLEDISKRILEKKDKKSETVWEAYLRKRCEKNKARKNKSKYSSDEESSDTDQEAVEEADDFFVEEPSVKKSKKGSRIKGEKEGKQHQDTDVEANASMAELELLLADDKGMDNGLKGYNLKPKKAKGKKRNEVPNEDKIPTVDYEDPRFSALFTSPLYALDPTDPQFKRSAAYARQVAQRQQKTDSRELVDNEPSNLPSSDIEANMPMKSDVSASKMEKHELSSLVRSVKMKSQLVQLPSNGKKDRLSSIDAEEKDVYQPVKKKTKVTRN